In Clarias gariepinus isolate MV-2021 ecotype Netherlands chromosome 21, CGAR_prim_01v2, whole genome shotgun sequence, the sequence tttaaaaatactaataacaatatttaaagCTCAGAACTGCAGCAGAAtcagttgtgtttattttagctCATTATTCACGAGTCTGAAAATACAATTGTAAGCAAGGGACATCGCTTTGTCTCATGCAGTTACACGCAGGGCCAACAGTGTTTGATTACTTTTCCTTGaacagtaaaaatgttttaaaaatatatatatttaatacatgtctaaaattacagtagttacaactttattgtcattgcataGTACAGGTACTGCAGGATAGCATCAACCAGAAGTGCAAATACTGGCCTTGTGCTTATAAGCTTATAAGGTGGCGAAGGATAATTACTAGATTATatagtgtttttaatttttacacacacacacacacacacacacacttatatatatatatatatatatatatatatatatgaacaacGACAGCTAATAGGgatgggttgttgttttttttttactctttttaacCATTTCGTGCTGCGTTTGAACCagaattcaaataaaaacacgTTGCTGTTAAAACGTCACAGTCGCTACATTGTGTCTAATAAAGAGAATTATATTTCTTGTTGAAActcaattaataatatatatctgtctatctgtcatGGAGCTGAATGACAGCCACGGTGACAGAAAGGTCAAAGATGAGGACACAGCGGAGACACCGCCGCTTCGGTCCGGGGTCGAAGTGCCTGGTAGCTTTGTGGCTACAGCGGGGCTGGAGTGCGATCCTGGCGGCGGACGCGCTCACACAGAGCGGCCAGTGTCGAACTCGAGCTCGGGGAGACAGAGGATCGACTCGCTAAAGAAAAACAGGCCGCGTACGTGTTCCCGTTCACGCGCTATGCGCTGCTGGATTAGTATATAATGGCGACAGGTTGAGGAAAGTAGTCAAATTAATTCGCGTCAACCTTATAATATATACGGTTTATATACGTACAATGTACCATGGTTGCCAACTCTTGCGAGAAAAATAAGCAACCACAGCTTCATAAACAAGCCCGATAGTACCATAGTATGGTATGGCCAGAAGGTTAACCATAACACTTTAACAACattaatatacacacacttctaaTTCCATCGTGTTTCctaaaatttctttctttttacattgtaaaacattttattaagtaaccatattttaaaacaagcccattattattattataagcggAACTATGCAATTAACGCTGTAACTGTTATAAAGAGTCAAGTTAATGTATAACACCTAATGAATGCAAATGTGTTACTGTTAATAAGGTTTGTCTACATAGTTATGTCTTTTTTGTCGTTTGTCTATTACTATGTGGATATTTTGGCTTATTCTATTATACCTTTATTCCAGAGTTCAAACATTGAAAATATCTTGTCCATCATACACGGTACTGATATATTTGTCTGTTGTTTTTGTAATAAAGCTTTCCCATGGTTTGGAATGGATATAGGTGGTTCTTTGGTGAAGCTGGTTTACTTTCAGCCCAAAGACATCACAGCAGAAGAGGAGCAAAAAGAGGTAGAAAGTCTAAAAAGTATTCGTCGTTACCTCACCTCACACACCGCCTATGGCAAAACTGGCATCCGAGACGTGCACCTGGAACTCCCAGACCTGACTCTGTGGGGACGCAGGGGCAGCCTGCACTTCATTCGCTTTCCCACGCAAGATCTACCAGCTTTCCTGCAGATGGCTCGAGACAAGCATTTCTCCAGCCTGCACACCTTTCTCTGTGCCACTGGCGGGGGCGCATACAAGTTTGAGGCTGACTTCCGCACAGTGTGTACCTGcttgatttcatttaatttatacagGCACTTACATACTTTATGAAGTATGCTTCATTAACTAGGCACCTGTAATTGTTTTTCTCCTTAAGATGGCAGACCTCCGGCTTCTGAAGCTGGATGAGTTGGACTGTCTGATTAAGGGTGTCCTTTTCATTGACTCAGTGGTACCAAGCAGGTCTCCAGAGTGTTACTACTATGAGACCCCCAAAGACACTGAGCTGTGCAAACAGAAACCCTACAATCTGGAGAACCCCTACCCTCTGCTTCTGGTCAACATCGGCTCTGGGGTCAGCATACTGGCCGTCTACTCCAATGAAGACTACAAACGTGTCAGTGGTTCCAGGTCAGTCAGGGCttaaaaaaagtacagtttATTAAATGTCTAATATGACcttgttattatttaattatggtGGCACAGGTCTTAGTGTtgtgaatgtttatgaattACGCTTCATAGACCTACTTTAGACCTACTATGGCcgtaaaataagaataaagacAATGGTACTGTAATCACCATTGGCTTTCACGGCCCCTAGTTGGACTTAGTAGATTtcaaaatggatggatggatgtttttTTGATTACTAAATATGTTTAGTCATGTAATGTTGACAACAGGTAATGTAAACAGGTAGATAGTGAAGTAAAATAAGtttgttaatttctttctttctttttatagtTTGGGTGGTGGCACTTTCCTTGGACTGTGTTGCTTGCTCACTGGCTGCTCCACCTTTGAAGAGGCACTGGAGCTGGCTTCAAGAGGAGAAAGCTCTCATGTGGATAAACTGGTCAGAGATATTTACGGAGGTGACTATGAAAGATTTGGCTTGCCAGGATGGGCTGTTGCTTCTAGGTGTGTATGAAACACATCTCATCACAAGTCCAACGCCATAACTATACGTCAAGGAATTTGACAGTTCTctaaacttacattttttaagtttcGGGAGCATGATGTGCAAAGAGAAGCGAGATGCCGTCTCAAAAGAGGACTTGGCTAGAACCACGCTTGTCACCATCACGAACAACATAGGCTCAATCACACGCATGTGCGCCCTAAATGAGGTATGACTTAAACACTGCCTTATTCTACACTAAtacagttttctttttgtgtttttagtccAATTTGTGCTTGCCCTTCTCTCTAAGCCTCTTTTCTGTACTGCTTTGTGGAATCTGGATCGTTGTACAGTACAGGCCCATGAGTGACCGGGGTCCAAGCAGCACTCCTTCAGTATTTATTGAATTCATTCAAGAAGGTGTGTTTTATAACTGTGTCTTACTTAGAAAATTGAGAGAGTGGTATTTGCTGGGAACTTCTTGCGAGCGAACACGTTATCCAGGAAGTTGCTGGCGTATGCGTTGAACTACTGGAGTAAAGGCCAGCTTAAAGCGCTGTTCCTCAGACATGAGGTTTGTATGTCTGTTGTAGAACAAAACATACagaaacactaaaaaaaaatggttctaAGGCTATGATCTTTTTTGTGTATGTTATTTCCAAAGGGCTACTTCAGCGCAGTTGGTGCACTGTTGGAACTGTTGAACTCGTCTTGATCAGTGCTATGACCTCAAGACTACAACCAAAAGTCTCAGTAACTCTGGATGTTTATCACAGATGCTTTTATGATTATCCCATGAGAAGAAGTAATGCTTTGTATTAGTAACAGAGCTGAACGCCTACTTTGGTGCCTCATTATGCACTCGGACACTAAGTGTCAGTCTCTCAGGCTTCCCCTTGCCCTTGTCTCACAGGGACGGGGCTTCTTAGCCCTGCGTGAAGAAAACTGCCTGCGTGACTTCTAAACTTAGGACCTCAATACATATACCTCTAGCACACAGGCAAATAAATGAAGCTCTGCTGCTTATTCTGAGTTAAGTTCACAGTCATTCACTGTAATGTCATGAACCGTGTTTTATATGGCCAGTGAACAGGATGTGAAAAAACAGCTTGTTagttgtattcatttttttattcgttattttatttttatttttatcacttaATAAAGTAAGAGTGAGAAAGAAGAACTTCCGTGTTTGGGAACATTTTGTATTATTGCCTCCCAATAAGGtaattactttaataaattGTTAGGATGTAGTCAGAGGGTTGTACTGCCCTTCTTTAATTTTCAAAGTGGATTTGTAAACAACATATACGCACACAGCTGATAACTGTCAATTATGATTGCAACAAAACTTGCAGCTACATCTCTATATAAATTGTATTGCTTGTGAGAGTAGAGTCTATTTTtcagtggtaagcactgtcgccttccaccaccagggtccgggtttgattactggccaggttcgatccccatctctatgtgcatggagtttgcatgttctccctccgggtatttcggtttcctcccacagtaaaagacatgcaggttaggctaattggtgttcccaaattgcctctagtgtgtatatgtgtgccctgtgatgaattggcccctttgtccagggtgtacctcatgccctaggtctcctggtataggctccagtcctcccgcaaccctgaatacataGCGGTATATATGATGAGTGTAAGTAAAAATATGTCCACTAGATGTCCCTACAGTGAAATGAAGCTTCATGAAAttaatcttttaataaaactattataGAAACTTTATTCCTAATCATATGTTCAATTAGATTGATggtcctgattttttttactgctctGTAATTATAACCCTGATAAAATTCCAGTCAAACTATCTGCATTTTATAAACAGTGTTAATTTTCCTGGTCATTGATTTGGAATGAAAAATATTACTGGCAccacaaaatatataatgtgtaaaaaaaaaaagtctattatGATGATTggaagaaaagtaaaaatagaagaaaagttTTTGCAGATATTTTAATGCCATTCcttcagatttttattattatgatcatGAAGGCATTCATAAATGTAGACTCGGGGGATGTACCATCTTATAAGTTAATAGACACATCAGCTGCTAAGATCTGCTTTTCCAATTCGATCCCTCTTCTTGAACCACGTTGAAATGCTCCCGAGTGCCATAGTTCATTCATGTAGACATGATTGACTGGAAAAAAGTATTGTCTCTACCTCacaaatattttgaaattaatTAGGTAAAAGACGTAAGCATCTGGTTTCCGCTATAAAACATGTTTCTGGTAAACGGAGTTCATATTGTAATCTGTAGACTACAGTATCATTTCAGTATCAGTCCTCCTGATGTTCCTCCTCCGATGaggctaagaaaaaaaagcatttaaaaaaatatttaattaaagatcACACTGACCAACAATTTTCCCCAATTAAACTCTAacacaacagtcagttgttattttaagacactatTGACAGCTGTtctagaacagtattgtcatgtgcaaaacctatcaagcaccaTTATGAAACTGACTCTCACGAAGACCATGCCAGTAAAGCAaaaaccaaaacctacctctgctgcagagggaAACTTCATCTAgggttaccagcctcaaaattTACCAATTTACAAACAGGacttcagattagagccgttatgagtGCTTCACAGAGCATAaatagcagatacatctcaatatcaactgttcaaaggtgattattgcatatttgttTTACTATGTAGACAGAAATAAAGATCAGTtaagacatatactgtattagttaATCACCATAGCTCGCTGTGAATGCTTGAGACGATATGGCCTGTTACGGTGACGGTTTCCCTGATGTTCCATGGCTATGACTATCGCTGAATAAATAGACACAAGtcaaatattaatacatttagaTAATGACCAAGGCCACAACGTTACCTAGGTGATATTATACTAACGAAATTATTACTGTTAATGATTTGTTGAAGTGTCAAGATTTAAAGCATTTGCAGATTTCGGAGGAaaaccccaccaagcatggggagagcaTGTGAattccacacacagaccagaggcgagaatcgaacccctAACCCTAGGGTGCTTACCATCAAGCCACTGTGCTAccataaaatatagaatataacattattattattattattattattattattcatccaTTGGGCAGTATTCCCTTTAACGTTGATGGCTATTCACCTTCCATCAATTTTTGTCatctttttatccatttagCCTGAAATcctgtttaaattaattaaaaataaataatgtatgctGGATGAGGTTTGCTTTAACTAAATCCTGATTTCTGATGCTTTTTGGGATTATTTTGCAATCCTTAGCCTGATTTGCAAATAACCATGAGCAAGGCTGAGGCAAAACCGTAGTTGTATGTAGTGAATATA encodes:
- the LOC128509573 gene encoding pantothenate kinase 3-like, encoding MELNDSHGDRKVKDEDTAETPPLRSGVEVPGSFVATAGLECDPGGGRAHTERPVSNSSSGRQRIDSLKKNRPPFPWFGMDIGGSLVKLVYFQPKDITAEEEQKEVESLKSIRRYLTSHTAYGKTGIRDVHLELPDLTLWGRRGSLHFIRFPTQDLPAFLQMARDKHFSSLHTFLCATGGGAYKFEADFRTMADLRLLKLDELDCLIKGVLFIDSVVPSRSPECYYYETPKDTELCKQKPYNLENPYPLLLVNIGSGVSILAVYSNEDYKRVSGSSLGGGTFLGLCCLLTGCSTFEEALELASRGESSHVDKLVRDIYGGDYERFGLPGWAVASSFGSMMCKEKRDAVSKEDLARTTLVTITNNIGSITRMCALNEKIERVVFAGNFLRANTLSRKLLAYALNYWSKGQLKALFLRHEGYFSAVGALLELLNSS